Proteins encoded together in one Bacteroides ovatus window:
- the mazG gene encoding nucleoside triphosphate pyrophosphohydrolase, with product MSHTRQEQMEAFGRFLDILDELRVKCPWDRKQTNESLRPNTIEETYELCDALMRDDKKEICKELGDVLLHVAFYAKIGSETGDFDIKDVCDKLCDKLIFRHPHVFGEVKADTAGQVSENWEQLKLKEKDGNKSVLSGVPAALPSLIKAYRIQDKARNVGFDWEEREQVWDKVKEEIGEFQEEVANMDKEKAEAEFGDVMFSLINAARLYKINPDNALELTNQKFIRRFNYLEEHTIKEGKSLKDMTLEEMDAIWNEAKKKGL from the coding sequence ATGTCACATACCAGACAAGAACAGATGGAAGCCTTCGGACGCTTCCTGGACATTCTCGACGAACTGCGTGTTAAATGTCCCTGGGACCGTAAACAGACGAATGAAAGTCTGCGTCCCAACACCATAGAAGAGACTTACGAACTTTGCGATGCCCTGATGAGGGATGACAAGAAAGAAATCTGCAAAGAGTTGGGGGACGTATTGTTGCACGTCGCTTTCTATGCTAAGATAGGCTCGGAAACAGGAGATTTTGACATCAAAGATGTTTGCGACAAGCTGTGCGATAAGCTGATTTTCCGCCATCCGCATGTCTTCGGAGAGGTGAAAGCAGATACAGCCGGACAAGTTTCCGAGAACTGGGAACAGTTGAAACTTAAAGAGAAAGATGGAAATAAGAGTGTATTAAGCGGTGTGCCCGCTGCCCTGCCCTCGCTTATCAAGGCTTACCGTATTCAGGACAAAGCTCGCAATGTAGGCTTCGACTGGGAAGAACGGGAACAGGTTTGGGATAAAGTGAAAGAAGAAATAGGTGAATTTCAGGAGGAAGTGGCCAACATGGATAAAGAGAAAGCGGAAGCTGAATTCGGCGACGTGATGTTCAGCCTTATCAATGCGGCACGCCTTTATAAAATCAATCCCGATAATGCACTGGAACTTACCAACCAGAAGTTTATCCGCCGCTTCAACTATCTGGAAGAGCACACCATCAAGGAAGGAAAAAGTCTGAAAGATATGACTCTCGAAGAGATGGATGCCATTTGGAATGAAGCAAAGAAAAAAGGACTGTAA
- a CDS encoding ribonuclease Z, with protein sequence MEKFELHILGCGSALPTTRHFATSQVVNLREKLFMIDCGEGAQMQLRRSRLKFSRLNHIFISHLHGDHCFGLLGLISTFGLLGRTADLHIHSPRGLEELFAPMLAFFCKTLTYKVFFHEFETKEPMLIYDDRSVTVTTIPLKHRIPCCGFLFEEKQRPNHIIRDMVDFYKVPVYELNRIKNGADFVTPDGEVIPNLRLTRPSAPVRKYAYCSDTIYRPSLAEQIKNVDLLFHEATFAQTEQARAKETYHTTAAQAAQLALDANVRQLVIGHFSARYEDESVLLHEASAIFPQTILAKENLCIDVDGGTVYEK encoded by the coding sequence ATGGAAAAATTTGAGTTACATATATTGGGATGCGGTTCTGCTTTGCCTACTACGCGACATTTTGCGACCTCTCAAGTCGTAAACTTGCGTGAAAAACTATTTATGATTGATTGTGGCGAGGGAGCACAGATGCAATTACGCCGCTCGCGACTGAAATTTTCCCGATTGAATCATATCTTCATCTCTCATCTACATGGTGACCATTGTTTCGGATTGTTGGGACTGATCTCTACATTCGGATTATTAGGGAGAACTGCTGATTTACATATTCATTCTCCAAGAGGACTGGAAGAGTTGTTTGCGCCGATGCTTGCTTTCTTTTGCAAGACTTTGACTTATAAGGTGTTCTTCCATGAATTCGAAACGAAAGAACCGATGCTCATTTACGATGACCGTTCGGTGACTGTAACCACAATCCCTTTAAAACATCGAATTCCCTGTTGTGGTTTCCTTTTTGAAGAGAAACAGCGTCCTAATCATATCATCAGGGACATGGTAGACTTTTATAAAGTCCCGGTCTATGAACTGAACCGCATCAAGAACGGAGCGGATTTTGTAACTCCCGATGGAGAAGTAATACCTAATTTACGTTTAACCCGCCCTTCGGCTCCGGTGCGTAAATATGCTTATTGTTCCGATACAATCTATCGTCCGTCCCTTGCTGAACAAATTAAAAATGTAGATTTGCTTTTCCATGAGGCCACCTTTGCACAGACCGAACAGGCACGCGCTAAGGAAACTTATCATACCACTGCTGCGCAAGCTGCGCAGCTTGCTTTGGATGCCAATGTGAGACAACTGGTGATCGGACATTTTTCCGCCCGTTATGAAGATGAATCTGTCTTACTTCATGAAGCGTCTGCCATTTTTCCACAAACCATTTTAGCGAAAGAAAATTTGTGTATTGACGTTGATGGAGGGACTGTCTATGAAAAGTAG
- a CDS encoding valine--tRNA ligase → MELASKYNPADVEGKWYQYWLDHHLFSSKPDGREPYTIVIPPPNVTGVLHMGHMLNNTIQDILVRRARMEGKNACWVPGTDHASIATEAKVVNKLAAQGIKKTDLTRDEFLKHAWDWTDEHGGIILKQLRKLGASCDWNRTAFTMDEKRSESVLKVFVDLFNKGLIYRGVRMVNWDPKALTALSDEEVIYKEEHGKLYYLRYKVEGDPEGRYAVVATTRPETIMGDTAMCINPNDPKNEWLKGKKVIVPLVNRAIPVIEDDYVDIEFGTGCLKVTPAHDVNDYMLGEKYNLPSIDIFNDNGTLSEAAGMYIGMDRFDVRIQIEKDLEAAGLLDKTEAYTNKVGYSERTNVVIEPKLSMQWFLKMQHFADMALPPVMNDELKFYPAKYKNTYRHWMENIKDWCISRQLWWGHRIPAYFLPEGGYVVAATAEEALAKAKEKTGNAALTIEDLRQDEDCLDTWFSSWLWPISLFDGINNPGNEEINYYYPTSDLVTGPDIIFFWVARMIMAGYEYEGQMPFKNVYFTGIVRDKLGRKMSKSLGNSPDPLELIEKYGADGVRMGMMLSAPAGNDILFDDALCEQGRNFCNKIWNAFRLIKGWTNAKGTIEIPTDAHLAVQWFDQRLDAAAVEVADLFSKYRLSEALMLVYKLFWDEFSSWLLEIVKPAYGQPVNGFIYSMVLSSFERLLELLHPFMPFITEELWQQLREREPGESLMVTQLFEPVGANEQFLAEFEVAKEIISNVRSIRLQKNIALKEELELQVVGTHPVEKLNPVIIKMCNLSSVTVVESKSEGASSFMIGTTEFAVPLGNMIDVEAEIARMEAELKHKEGFLQGVMKKLSNEKFVNNAPAAVLELERKKQADAESIINSLKESIAALKKS, encoded by the coding sequence ATGGAATTAGCAAGTAAGTACAATCCCGCTGACGTGGAGGGAAAATGGTACCAGTATTGGCTGGACCATCATTTATTCAGTTCGAAACCCGATGGCCGTGAACCTTACACCATCGTCATTCCGCCCCCGAACGTCACCGGTGTGTTGCACATGGGACACATGCTTAATAATACCATTCAGGATATTTTAGTTCGTCGTGCCCGTATGGAAGGCAAGAATGCCTGCTGGGTACCGGGAACTGACCATGCTTCTATTGCTACTGAAGCTAAAGTAGTAAACAAACTTGCTGCTCAAGGCATCAAGAAAACCGACCTGACTCGTGACGAATTCCTGAAACATGCTTGGGATTGGACAGACGAACACGGAGGTATCATCCTGAAACAACTTCGTAAACTCGGTGCATCCTGCGACTGGAATCGTACTGCTTTCACTATGGACGAGAAACGCAGTGAAAGTGTACTGAAAGTTTTCGTAGACCTGTTCAATAAAGGATTGATCTACCGTGGTGTCCGTATGGTAAACTGGGACCCGAAGGCATTGACCGCTCTTTCTGACGAGGAAGTGATCTACAAAGAAGAGCACGGAAAACTATATTACCTCCGCTATAAAGTAGAAGGTGATCCGGAAGGACGCTATGCCGTAGTGGCAACTACCCGCCCTGAAACAATCATGGGTGACACAGCGATGTGTATCAACCCGAACGACCCGAAAAACGAATGGCTGAAAGGTAAGAAAGTGATCGTTCCGCTGGTAAACCGCGCCATCCCTGTGATTGAAGATGATTATGTAGACATCGAATTTGGTACAGGTTGCCTGAAAGTGACTCCTGCTCATGACGTAAACGACTATATGCTGGGTGAAAAGTACAACCTGCCTAGCATTGATATCTTCAACGATAACGGTACATTGAGCGAAGCTGCCGGTATGTATATCGGCATGGATCGTTTCGATGTTCGTATACAGATAGAGAAAGACCTCGAAGCTGCCGGACTGCTGGACAAGACAGAAGCCTATACAAATAAGGTAGGTTACTCGGAACGTACCAACGTAGTGATCGAACCGAAACTATCTATGCAATGGTTCCTCAAGATGCAGCATTTTGCAGACATGGCATTGCCTCCGGTAATGAACGATGAACTGAAGTTCTATCCTGCAAAATACAAGAATACCTACCGTCACTGGATGGAGAACATCAAAGACTGGTGTATCAGTCGTCAGTTGTGGTGGGGACATCGCATTCCTGCTTACTTCCTCCCGGAGGGCGGTTATGTGGTAGCTGCTACAGCAGAAGAAGCATTGGCAAAAGCGAAAGAGAAAACCGGCAATGCCGCCTTGACAATCGAAGATCTCCGTCAGGACGAAGATTGTCTGGATACCTGGTTCTCTTCCTGGTTGTGGCCTATCTCTTTGTTCGACGGAATCAACAATCCGGGTAACGAAGAAATCAACTATTACTATCCGACCAGCGACCTTGTGACAGGACCGGATATTATCTTCTTCTGGGTAGCCCGTATGATTATGGCAGGCTACGAGTACGAAGGACAGATGCCGTTTAAGAACGTTTACTTCACAGGGATCGTTCGTGATAAACTGGGACGTAAAATGTCCAAGTCACTCGGTAATTCTCCCGACCCGTTGGAGTTGATCGAGAAATACGGAGCCGATGGAGTACGTATGGGTATGATGCTTTCTGCTCCTGCCGGAAACGATATTCTTTTCGATGACGCACTTTGCGAACAGGGACGTAACTTCTGCAACAAGATATGGAATGCTTTCCGTCTGATTAAGGGCTGGACAAATGCCAAAGGTACTATTGAGATCCCTACCGATGCACATCTGGCAGTTCAGTGGTTTGACCAAAGACTGGATGCGGCAGCTGTTGAAGTGGCCGATCTCTTCTCCAAATATCGTTTGAGCGAAGCGTTGATGCTGGTTTACAAACTGTTCTGGGATGAATTCTCTTCTTGGCTGTTGGAAATCGTGAAACCTGCTTATGGACAGCCTGTTAATGGCTTTATTTATAGTATGGTTCTTAGCTCTTTCGAGCGTCTGCTTGAATTGCTGCATCCTTTTATGCCATTTATCACAGAAGAATTGTGGCAACAACTGCGTGAGCGTGAACCGGGTGAAAGTTTGATGGTTACTCAACTGTTTGAACCGGTCGGAGCAAATGAACAATTCCTGGCAGAGTTTGAAGTAGCTAAGGAAATCATCAGTAATGTCCGTAGCATCCGTTTGCAGAAAAACATTGCTCTGAAAGAAGAACTCGAATTGCAGGTTGTAGGCACTCATCCGGTAGAGAAATTGAATCCGGTGATTATCAAGATGTGTAACCTGTCTTCCGTAACAGTGGTAGAAAGCAAATCAGAAGGTGCTTCTTCTTTCATGATAGGAACGACCGAATTTGCCGTGCCATTGGGTAATATGATTGACGTGGAAGCCGAAATCGCCCGTATGGAAGCCGAATTGAAGCATAAAGAAGGATTCTTGCAGGGAGTGATGAAGAAACTTAGCAACGAGAAATTCGTCAATAATGCTCCGGCTGCCGTTCTTGAACTGGAACGTAAGAAGCAAGCCGATGCAGAGAGCATCATTAATTCTTTGAAAGAAAGTATTGCGGCTTTGAAGAAATCATAA
- a CDS encoding ATP-binding protein has translation MKQSLRIIPFLLGLFLFIEGFLSPASARTENTNKEVLVLNSINFNLPWAKNFYWCLHDALQKQGVSVKAESLSVPALVNEMEANAVVTHLRQKYPEPPTAIVMIGDPGWIVCRELFDDVWEDVPVVVTNARDRLPASLDILLSHAPLTESNSVSAEEWRREYNITSLKQHYYVKETVDLIYKLIPDMERLAFISDDRYISEETRRDVKEAVEENFPDLRLELLSTTQLSTEMLLDTLRSYKSNTGIIYYSWFESHNENDNNYLFDHIQEIITNFTPSPLFLLSHEDLSNNTFAGGYYVSAESFSDSLLEILDRILKGEQARNIPGGVGGKGSAYLCYPVLKAHNIPSYRYPADAVYVNEPKTFFQQYSVEIIVCSIFLLILIVAIIYYISILRKAYSRLHEAMEKAEQANQLKSAFLANMSHEIRTPLNAIVGLSNMLPHVENREEMSEYADLIETNTDLLLQLINDILDLSKIEAGTFDFYPALIDVNQTLEEIEQSMQLRLRHNNVTFTFVERLPECTLYTDKNRLIQLLANFIVNAIKFTEVGTIRMGYRLLDSETIYFYVSDTGCGMSSEQCIHVFERFVKYNSFVQGTGLGLSICHTIVDRLGGKIGVESKENKGATFWFTLPYRQN, from the coding sequence ATGAAACAATCGTTACGGATCATTCCATTCCTCCTTGGATTATTCCTTTTTATTGAAGGATTCTTATCACCTGCGTCAGCCCGAACCGAAAATACAAATAAAGAAGTACTGGTTTTAAACTCGATTAATTTCAATCTGCCTTGGGCTAAAAACTTTTATTGGTGTCTTCATGATGCTCTTCAGAAACAAGGAGTTTCTGTGAAGGCGGAATCGCTTTCCGTACCTGCTCTGGTGAATGAGATGGAGGCGAATGCCGTAGTCACCCATTTGCGTCAGAAGTATCCGGAGCCTCCCACTGCTATCGTGATGATTGGAGATCCGGGATGGATTGTTTGCCGCGAATTATTTGATGATGTATGGGAAGATGTCCCGGTAGTTGTGACAAATGCCCGCGATCGTCTGCCTGCTTCTCTGGATATCCTGCTGTCTCATGCTCCACTCACAGAAAGTAACAGTGTTTCTGCGGAAGAATGGAGACGGGAATATAATATCACTTCCTTGAAGCAGCATTATTACGTCAAGGAGACCGTAGATTTAATTTATAAACTGATACCTGACATGGAACGTCTGGCTTTTATTTCAGACGATCGGTATATCAGTGAAGAAACCCGCCGAGATGTGAAAGAAGCCGTAGAGGAAAACTTTCCTGATTTGCGTCTGGAGCTTCTTTCCACCACTCAATTATCCACGGAAATGCTACTCGATACGTTGCGCAGCTATAAATCCAATACGGGGATTATCTATTATTCATGGTTTGAGTCGCATAACGAGAATGATAACAACTATCTCTTCGATCACATTCAGGAGATTATCACTAATTTTACTCCTTCGCCTCTGTTCCTGCTTTCTCACGAAGATTTATCGAACAATACTTTTGCGGGTGGATACTATGTCTCGGCAGAATCTTTCAGCGATTCTCTGCTGGAGATTCTTGATCGGATATTGAAGGGTGAACAGGCCCGGAATATTCCCGGTGGAGTGGGAGGGAAAGGAAGTGCCTATCTTTGTTATCCGGTATTGAAAGCTCATAATATACCGTCATACCGTTACCCGGCCGATGCTGTTTATGTCAATGAGCCCAAGACTTTTTTTCAGCAGTATTCTGTTGAAATTATTGTCTGTTCCATCTTCCTGTTAATTCTGATTGTTGCTATCATATATTATATCAGCATTCTTCGGAAAGCATATAGTCGTCTGCATGAAGCAATGGAAAAAGCGGAACAGGCCAATCAATTGAAATCCGCATTCCTGGCTAATATGAGTCATGAGATACGTACGCCCTTGAATGCTATTGTAGGATTATCCAATATGCTTCCTCATGTCGAAAACCGTGAAGAAATGTCCGAATATGCAGACCTCATTGAAACAAATACGGATTTGTTGCTCCAGTTGATTAATGATATTCTGGATTTGTCGAAGATTGAAGCCGGTACATTCGATTTCTATCCTGCCTTGATTGATGTGAATCAGACGCTTGAAGAAATCGAGCAGAGTATGCAGTTACGTCTGCGACACAATAATGTGACTTTCACATTTGTGGAGAGACTGCCCGAATGTACATTATATACGGATAAGAACCGTTTGATTCAGCTACTTGCCAATTTCATTGTTAATGCCATCAAATTTACAGAAGTGGGTACCATTCGTATGGGGTATCGTCTGCTAGACTCCGAAACGATTTATTTTTATGTGTCGGATACTGGCTGTGGAATGTCTTCTGAACAGTGTATCCATGTCTTTGAACGGTTTGTGAAGTACAATTCCTTTGTGCAAGGTACCGGACTGGGACTTTCTATCTGCCATACGATTGTAGACCGCTTGGGAGGGAAAATAGGAGTGGAGTCGAAAGAAAACAAAGGAGCTACTTTCTGGTTTACCTTACCTTATCGGCAGAATTAA
- a CDS encoding RNA polymerase sigma factor gives MIPYNEREVLKLLQEESTQRKGFEMIVGQYSEQLYWQIRRMVLSHEDANDLLQNTFIKAWTNIDYFRAEAKLSTWLYRIALNECLTFLNKQRAMTTVDIDDPEAVVVQKLESDAYFSGDKIQVCLQKALQTLPEKQRMVFNLKYYQEMKYEEMSEIFGTSVGALKASYHHAVKKIEKFLEEID, from the coding sequence ATGATTCCTTATAACGAACGCGAAGTTCTGAAACTCCTTCAGGAGGAGAGTACACAGCGGAAAGGATTTGAAATGATTGTGGGGCAGTATAGCGAGCAATTGTATTGGCAAATCCGCCGGATGGTACTGTCGCATGAGGATGCGAACGATCTCCTGCAAAACACTTTCATCAAGGCATGGACGAATATCGATTATTTCCGTGCCGAGGCGAAGCTGTCGACCTGGCTCTATCGCATCGCGCTGAATGAGTGTCTTACCTTTCTGAATAAGCAGCGTGCCATGACTACCGTGGATATTGACGATCCCGAAGCAGTAGTTGTGCAAAAGCTGGAAAGTGACGCCTACTTTTCGGGCGACAAGATACAGGTGTGCTTGCAAAAAGCCCTGCAGACTTTGCCCGAAAAGCAGCGTATGGTGTTCAACCTGAAATACTATCAGGAAATGAAGTACGAAGAGATGTCGGAAATCTTCGGCACGTCGGTCGGTGCACTGAAAGCATCTTATCATCATGCGGTGAAGAAAATTGAGAAGTTTTTAGAAGAAATAGATTAA
- a CDS encoding DUF3810 domain-containing protein, with protein sequence MMKKKPNVRYLALGAILILVWLTQWIPALATIYSQTIYPFISYVLSFFSNLFPFAIGDLFIFLSIAGVIIYPIYARLRKKLPWKKILLRDGEYLLWIYVWFYLAWGLNYSQKNFYQRTEIPYTAYTPENFQEFVDDYITQLNRSYTPVNSINQDLIREETVRIYNQLSDSLGVHRPPHDHPRVKTMLFTPFISMVGVTGSMGPFFCEFTLNGDLLPANYPATYAHELAHLLGITSEAEANFYAYQVCTRSQAMGIRFSGYFSVLGHVLGNAKRLLSEEEYAKLFQRIRPEIIELAKNNQAYWAAKYSPVVGAVQDWIYDLYLKGNKIESGRQNYSEVVGLLISYQEWKKMN encoded by the coding sequence ATGATGAAAAAGAAGCCAAATGTAAGATATTTAGCCTTAGGAGCAATCTTAATCCTAGTGTGGCTAACGCAATGGATTCCTGCTCTGGCAACAATCTATTCGCAAACAATCTATCCTTTTATCTCTTACGTTTTGTCGTTTTTTTCCAATTTATTTCCTTTTGCGATAGGAGACTTATTTATCTTCCTTAGTATTGCGGGCGTGATTATTTATCCAATTTATGCCCGTCTCCGTAAAAAGTTGCCTTGGAAGAAAATTTTATTGCGCGACGGCGAATATCTGTTGTGGATTTATGTATGGTTCTATCTGGCTTGGGGACTGAATTATTCTCAAAAGAACTTTTACCAACGAACCGAAATCCCGTATACAGCCTACACTCCCGAAAATTTTCAGGAGTTTGTTGACGACTATATCACCCAATTAAATCGTTCGTACACCCCTGTAAATAGTATCAACCAGGATTTGATACGGGAAGAAACCGTACGAATCTATAATCAGTTAAGTGATAGCCTGGGCGTACACCGACCTCCACACGATCATCCGAGAGTAAAGACCATGTTGTTTACTCCGTTCATTTCCATGGTAGGAGTAACCGGTAGCATGGGGCCTTTCTTCTGCGAATTCACCCTTAACGGAGATTTGCTTCCCGCCAACTATCCTGCCACTTATGCTCATGAACTAGCCCACTTGTTAGGTATCACCAGCGAAGCGGAAGCCAATTTCTATGCCTATCAGGTTTGTACCCGTTCACAGGCAATGGGTATCCGTTTCTCCGGATATTTCTCTGTACTGGGGCATGTACTGGGGAATGCAAAAAGATTACTTTCAGAAGAAGAATATGCAAAACTCTTTCAACGCATCCGACCGGAAATTATTGAATTAGCCAAGAATAATCAAGCCTATTGGGCTGCCAAGTATAGCCCGGTAGTGGGAGCCGTACAGGATTGGATATACGATCTTTACCTGAAAGGAAACAAGATAGAAAGTGGCCGTCAGAACTACTCGGAAGTAGTAGGGTTGTTGATATCTTACCAAGAATGGAAAAAAATGAATTAA
- a CDS encoding RNA polymerase sigma-70 factor codes for MKEVHLSESNFLLSAIQRGDQKAFDALFRRYYPALCAYGHRFVDLEDAEEIVQDSLLWIWENRENLFIETSLSSYLFKMIYRKALNKLAHIDATQRADTRFYEEMQEMLQDTDLYQVEELTQRIKDAIATLPESYREAFVMHRFRDMSYKEIAEILGVSPKTVDYRIQQALKQLRVDLKDYLPLLLPILFP; via the coding sequence ATGAAAGAAGTTCACCTGTCAGAAAGCAATTTCCTATTATCTGCTATACAGCGAGGCGACCAAAAAGCATTTGATGCACTGTTTCGGAGGTATTATCCGGCACTGTGTGCCTACGGCCATCGCTTCGTCGATCTGGAAGATGCGGAAGAAATTGTGCAGGATTCTCTTTTATGGATTTGGGAGAACAGAGAAAATTTGTTTATCGAAACCTCGCTTAGTTCGTACCTCTTTAAAATGATATACCGCAAAGCTCTGAACAAGCTTGCACATATTGACGCCACTCAACGTGCCGACACTCGATTTTATGAAGAAATGCAGGAGATGCTACAAGATACGGATCTTTATCAAGTCGAAGAGTTGACACAACGCATCAAGGATGCCATTGCCACATTGCCGGAAAGTTACCGGGAAGCTTTCGTGATGCATCGGTTCCGGGATATGAGTTATAAAGAAATAGCGGAAATTCTGGGAGTATCTCCCAAAACTGTAGATTACCGCATTCAGCAGGCATTAAAGCAACTACGCGTAGATTTAAAGGATTATCTGCCTTTATTGCTACCAATTCTATTTCCTTAA
- a CDS encoding L,D-transpeptidase family protein, with the protein MKSSRLLWGVIILLFGCLAACKKEKPQSPIPDSLSSLRELFHPAYQINADSIHQMIRIGLNENPVTPWDSVLLAHYQEKDEFFWLNDSLISDKPAVQVADSMLFWLENISQHGVNPNLYPVDSIREELQQIRTLKLREGKTMNRLLADVEYQLTAAYLSYVCQLKFGFLPSARRWNDSIDHIPLKQCDVKFAMAALDSLRANPNAAFRRAQPSSPLYHKMQEELVRVNGWGVTDTTDYYRDRLLVNMERARWQYALDKGQKYVIANVAAFMLQAVNEETDSILEMRICVGTVKNKTPLLSSRIYYMELNPYWNVPQSIIRKEIIPTYRRDTTYFTRNRMKVYDKNGLQVDPHSIKWAKYAGSGVPYTVKQDNKTGNSLGRIIFRFPNPHSVYLHDTPSRWAFTRNNRAVSHGCVRLQKALDFAFFLLKEPDELLEDRIRIAMDIKPVSEEGKKLPISAAYRELKHYSLEQYIPLFIDYQTVYLSADNNLRYCEDIYKYDPSLLEAMNNLNLKP; encoded by the coding sequence ATGAAAAGTAGTCGACTGCTCTGGGGAGTAATCATCCTGCTCTTCGGTTGCCTGGCAGCCTGTAAAAAAGAGAAACCTCAATCTCCGATACCGGATTCTTTGTCTTCCCTCCGGGAACTGTTCCATCCTGCTTATCAAATAAATGCAGACAGCATTCATCAGATGATTCGTATTGGCCTGAACGAGAATCCGGTAACTCCCTGGGATTCGGTTTTGCTGGCACATTATCAGGAAAAGGATGAATTCTTTTGGCTGAACGATTCTCTCATATCCGATAAACCTGCCGTACAGGTGGCAGACTCGATGTTATTCTGGTTAGAAAACATTTCACAACATGGAGTTAATCCGAATCTGTATCCTGTCGATAGCATCCGTGAGGAATTGCAACAGATACGAACCTTGAAGCTGCGCGAAGGGAAGACGATGAACCGCCTGCTGGCAGACGTGGAATATCAGTTGACAGCCGCCTATCTCTCGTATGTGTGTCAATTGAAGTTTGGATTCCTGCCTTCGGCGCGCAGATGGAATGATTCGATCGACCACATTCCTTTGAAACAATGTGATGTGAAATTTGCGATGGCTGCTCTCGACTCTTTGCGTGCAAATCCTAACGCCGCTTTTCGTAGGGCGCAACCCTCTTCTCCGCTTTATCATAAGATGCAGGAAGAACTGGTTCGTGTGAATGGCTGGGGAGTGACAGATACTACGGATTATTATCGCGACCGCCTATTGGTAAACATGGAGCGGGCACGTTGGCAATATGCATTGGATAAAGGACAGAAATATGTGATAGCCAATGTGGCGGCATTTATGTTGCAGGCTGTCAACGAAGAAACAGACTCTATTCTGGAGATGCGTATTTGTGTAGGGACTGTGAAGAATAAAACTCCTCTATTGTCAAGCAGGATTTATTATATGGAACTGAATCCTTACTGGAATGTGCCTCAAAGCATAATTCGGAAAGAGATCATTCCTACTTACCGCAGAGATACGACGTATTTTACCCGTAACCGCATGAAGGTATACGATAAGAATGGACTCCAGGTAGATCCCCACAGTATTAAATGGGCGAAGTATGCAGGAAGTGGCGTACCTTATACGGTGAAGCAGGACAACAAAACAGGGAATTCCTTGGGACGTATCATCTTCCGTTTTCCCAATCCTCATTCCGTATATCTGCATGACACTCCGTCACGGTGGGCTTTTACACGGAATAATCGTGCGGTGAGCCACGGTTGCGTCCGTCTTCAAAAAGCACTCGACTTCGCGTTCTTCCTGTTGAAAGAGCCGGATGAATTGTTGGAAGACCGTATTCGTATTGCAATGGATATCAAGCCGGTGAGTGAAGAGGGAAAGAAGCTGCCCATCAGTGCGGCTTATCGTGAATTGAAACATTATAGTTTGGAACAATATATACCTTTATTTATAGATTATCAGACGGTTTATCTGTCTGCCGATAATAATTTGAGGTATTGTGAGGACATTTATAAATATGATCCGTCCTTACTAGAGGCGATGAATAACCTGAATTTGAAACCATAA